From Hyla sarda isolate aHylSar1 chromosome 5, aHylSar1.hap1, whole genome shotgun sequence, a single genomic window includes:
- the LOC130274397 gene encoding uncharacterized protein LOC130274397 has protein sequence MSKKEEGPKPFHPHRTSLEQLQKCYGSDNSRKFQKTERKHVTSRTYSDSSTLSHLSVSRHLEQRLRPATCSACRACVSTSLTDSITEVHKLQPINRAHKLPYYSAKNNKKRPKARHKTKAQGNTTVLRQLPSSKNLSSCNSKRPSSVQGLASSLSTRLSEEKMPSLPSLPALPQSGFLSARAGNTGGGSNSTYHPDHELRQWIVEFGGDEQAAFMALGLQKLQLAYKMGKAEMYQSTQCKTAIEC, from the exons ATGTCAAAGAAAGAAGAAGGTCCCAAACCTTTTCACCCTCATCGGACATCGCTTGAGCAACTACAGAAATGTTACGGGTCAGATAACTCCAGAAAATTCCagaagacagaaaggaaacatGTGACAAGTCGCACGTACAG TGACTCCAGTACTCTCAGCCATTTATCTGTATCTCGGCATTTAGAACAGCGCCTCCGACCTGCGACCTGTTCTGCGTGTAGGGCCTGTGTGTCCACAAGTCTGACTGACTCCATAACAGAAGTCCATAAACTGCAACCAATAAACCGGGCGCACAAACTTCCCTACTACTctgcaaaaaacaacaaaaagaggCCTAAAGCGAGACACAAGACCAAGGCGCAGGGCAACACTACTGTTCTGCGGCAG CTTCCAAGTTCCAAAAATCTGAGTTCATGTAATAGTAAGAGACCTAGCAGCGTCCAGGGCCTCGCATCATCTCTTAGCACCAGGTTGTCAG AAGAGAAGATGCCCTCCTTGCCTTCTCTCCCCGCTCTACCTCAATCCGGTTTCCTATCTGCGCGCGCTGGTAACACTGGTGGTGGGTCTAACAGTACGTACCATCCTGACCATGAACTAAGACAGTGGATTGTAGAGTTTGGAGGCGACGAGCAGGCAGCTTTCATGGCACTGGGACTCCAAAAGTTACAGCTGGCATACAAGATGGGTAAAGCCGAAATGTACCAGTCAACACAATGTAAAACCGCCATTGAGTGCTGA